CTCGGGCCGCGAAGTGTGCTCGATCACCTCGGTGCACAGCACGAGGTCGTAGCGCGGCGCCGGGTCGAGCTCTTCGGCGTTCTGCACGCGGAAGCGGATGCTGCGGCCGTCCCACTCGCGCTCGAATCGCGCCCGCGCCCGCGCCACCAGCTCGGGCTCCAGATCGATGCCCTCGACGCGGCGGTAGCCGAAATCGGAGAGGATCTGCGAGTAGCCCCCGGCGTTACAGCCGATGTCGAGCGCGGCCTCGCGCCGCGCGAGGAGGCCGTCGCGGTCCAGCTCCGCCATCAGGCGCACGAACAGATTGAGCCGCGCGCGATGGAGGATGCGGGTCTCGAGGTCGCCCGAGTAGTCGTAGAGCCGGTTCAGCTCCTGCTGGAGCGGATCGTTGGGATCGTCGTCGAAAGCGGGGTGATAGAACATTCCGGTGAATGGAATTCGGTCCAAGGTCAGGCACTCGACAACTCGCGACCCGTTGACTCCCCTGCAAGGCCTCCGTACTCTAACCTGTTCGCCGGTGGGATTCCGGCCCACCCCGCTCGAACGACGAGAGAATCCATGCCCGTTCTGACCCAGGATGCCGTTCTCGAAGCCCTGCGCACCGTACAGGATCCCGATCTGCATCGAGATCTGGTGACGCTCGGCATGATCGAGGGCCTCGAGGTCGAGGAGGGCCGGGTGCGATTCACCCTGGTGCTCACCACCGCCGCCTGCCCGCTCAAGGAGCAGCTCGAGGCCGACTGCAAGCGCGCGCTGACCGGCGTGGAAGGAATTCACGAGGTCGAGATCCGCACCACCTCGCGCATGCGCAAGCCCAAGGATCCGACCGCGGACCGCCGCGCCCTTCCCGGCGTGGCCCAGGTGCTGGCGATCGGGAGCGGCAAGGGCGGTGTCGGCAAGTCCACGGTTTCGGCGAACCTGGCGATCGCGCTGGCGCAATCGGGGGCGAGGGTCGGACTGCTCGACGGCGACATCTACGGCCCCAACCTGCCGCGCATGCTGGGCGTGCGCCGGCAGCCCTCGCAGCGTGACGGCAAGATCCTGCCCGTCGAGGCCTG
This genomic window from Candidatus Sulfotelmatobacter sp. contains:
- a CDS encoding class I SAM-dependent methyltransferase; the protein is MDRIPFTGMFYHPAFDDDPNDPLQQELNRLYDYSGDLETRILHRARLNLFVRLMAELDRDGLLARREAALDIGCNAGGYSQILSDFGYRRVEGIDLEPELVARARARFEREWDGRSIRFRVQNAEELDPAPRYDLVLCTEVIEHTSRPEQVVANLRSCLAPGGIAVVTMPNACSLPFIKAAIKYRLTGRQDPVFEDHLRYPSWKALRLLGGPPLRLVRVSGTNLIFDATSLRWLHRAPFFAALNRAQFELARLWPFRYVSQFFFMVWRRDA